From Blattabacterium cuenoti:
GAGGTAATACGTCAATATATAATTTTTTTATTAAAGAAAATAAAAAATTATAAAAACTCCAATATATGGGTGGAATATCCTTTGAAAATAAATAAACTTAATAAACGACTAGATATTCTTGTTCAATTTAATAAAAAGCCACATATACTGATAGAATGTAAAATTCCAAAAATTTCTATTACACAAAAAACTTTTGATCAAATTTCTATATATAATCAAACCATAAAAGCTCCATTTTTAATGGTCAGTAATGGAATAAAAAATTTTATTTTTCAAGTTGATAAATACAAAAAAAAATTTTCATTTTTAAAACATATTCCATAACTAATATAAAAAAATTATAATGACAAAGAATGCATGTAATCAAGAAGATCTAATAATTTATTAGAATAACCAACTTCATTATCGTACCAAGAAACAATTTTCAAAAAATTGGGACTTAACATAATACTAGAATTAGCATCAAAAATAGAAATTCTTTTATCTCCTATAAAATCGGATGAAACAACAGCATCTTCTGTATATCCTAGTATCCCTTTTAATGTAGTTTTGGAAGCATGTTTCATGCATAATTTAATTTTATCAAAACTAGTGCTTTTTTT
This genomic window contains:
- a CDS encoding type I restriction enzyme HsdR N-terminal domain-containing protein; amino-acid sequence: MHYLNFFIKRHLRLKKMRNRTYIFCVIRNKFYFLTQEEVIRQYIIFLLKKIKNYKNSNIWVEYPLKINKLNKRLDILVQFNKKPHILIECKIPKISITQKTFDQISIYNQTIKAPFLMVSNGIKNFIFQVDKYKKKFSFLKHIP